The following coding sequences are from one Collimonas arenae window:
- the rpsF gene encoding 30S ribosomal protein S6, which yields MRHYEIVFIVHPDQSEQVPAMIERYKGIVTTRGGTVHRVEDWGRRQLAYLIQKLAKAHYVCLNIECDSETLAEIETGFKFNDAVLRHLTVKLKKAETGPSPMMKAVQKEDAAKSHRTEAPAA from the coding sequence ATGCGTCATTATGAAATCGTATTTATCGTCCATCCAGATCAAAGCGAGCAAGTGCCTGCAATGATCGAGCGCTACAAAGGCATCGTCACAACCCGTGGCGGTACCGTGCACCGCGTGGAAGACTGGGGGCGCCGCCAACTGGCATACCTGATCCAGAAACTGGCAAAAGCACATTATGTCTGCTTGAACATCGAGTGCGACAGCGAAACTCTGGCTGAAATCGAAACCGGCTTCAAGTTCAATGATGCAGTATTGCGTCATCTGACCGTCAAGTTGAAGAAGGCCGAAACCGGTCCTTCGCCAATGATGAAGGCCGTGCAGAAGGAAGATGCAGCCAAGAGCCATCGTACAGAAGCGCCAGCAGCCTAA
- the priB gene encoding primosomal replication protein N: MSQPNNVFQLVATIAEREVIRYTPAGIPIVSAILQHRSEPIEAGIKRLIEFELAALAVGEISGRFSAAALGGTFWFTGFMARKSRNGRSLVFHITDFAAVEADDSLGSTAGIAD; the protein is encoded by the coding sequence GTGAGTCAACCCAACAACGTGTTTCAACTGGTAGCCACAATCGCCGAGCGTGAAGTCATACGTTATACGCCGGCAGGCATCCCGATCGTATCTGCGATTTTGCAGCACCGTTCGGAACCGATTGAAGCAGGCATCAAGCGTCTGATTGAATTTGAACTTGCCGCGCTAGCCGTCGGCGAGATTTCAGGAAGATTCAGCGCGGCGGCATTGGGAGGTACATTCTGGTTTACGGGATTCATGGCGCGCAAGAGCCGCAACGGTAGAAGCCTGGTATTTCACATCACTGATTTCGCTGCAGTCGAAGCCGATGATTCTTTAGGAAGCACCGCTGGAATTGCAGATTAA
- the rpsR gene encoding 30S ribosomal protein S18, producing the protein MAFGKKFDKSKLKNKRQQQNPLFKRKKFCRFTAAHVASVDYKDIDTLKDFVQENGKIMPARLTGTKAIYQRQVDTAIKRARFLALLPYTDLHNA; encoded by the coding sequence ATGGCATTCGGTAAAAAGTTCGATAAAAGCAAACTGAAAAACAAGCGTCAACAACAAAACCCGCTGTTCAAGCGCAAGAAATTCTGCCGTTTCACCGCTGCACACGTTGCTAGCGTTGATTACAAAGATATCGACACGCTCAAGGATTTTGTTCAGGAAAATGGCAAGATCATGCCAGCACGTCTGACCGGCACCAAGGCAATCTATCAACGTCAAGTGGACACTGCGATCAAGCGCGCGCGTTTCCTGGCGCTGCTGCCATACACCGATCTGCACAACGCTTAA
- the rplI gene encoding 50S ribosomal protein L9, with translation MQVILLEKVVNLGNLGEVVRVKDGYARNFLIPQRMARRATTTAIAEFEAKRADLEKAAAEKLAASQAQGEKLNGLTVQISQKSGVDGRLFGSVTNFDIAEALTKQGFAVEKAQVRLPNGPLKITGEHAVAVALHTDVVVDIVVAVIGEHV, from the coding sequence ATGCAAGTCATTCTGTTGGAAAAAGTCGTTAATCTCGGCAATCTGGGTGAAGTTGTTCGCGTCAAGGACGGTTACGCACGTAACTTCCTGATTCCACAACGTATGGCACGTCGTGCTACTACTACTGCTATCGCTGAATTCGAAGCGAAGCGCGCTGATCTGGAAAAAGCGGCAGCTGAAAAGCTGGCTGCTTCCCAAGCTCAAGGCGAGAAACTGAACGGCCTGACCGTGCAGATTTCGCAAAAATCGGGTGTTGATGGCCGTTTGTTCGGTTCCGTCACCAACTTCGATATCGCTGAAGCGTTGACGAAGCAAGGTTTTGCTGTTGAAAAAGCGCAAGTTCGCCTGCCGAACGGCCCGCTGAAGATCACTGGCGAACACGCTGTTGCAGTTGCATTGCACACTGACGTTGTCGTCGACATCGTTGTTGCAGTCATTGGCGAGCACGTTTAA